The nucleotide sequence GATACCACCAATCAGTGGTACTGTGCTGAGTCGGGCGCTCCAGTAGTTGGCCGTGCTGACGAACTCGGCGCTGATCTCGGGTGTGCCGACGTGGAAGAAGTGAACGGCGCCGGTGGGCAGGTTCAGGATCCAGACGTGCCTGCGGGAATGGCTGTACCCCCCAGGAGGGAAAGCAGTGGCGAGAGTATGCCTGAGCGAGAAAGTACCCAGGTTGGTAGCATGGTCTTGCCAGTTGCCCCCACCCACCACGGCACCCTTGGGAAGAGTCCCGCCAGGACCCCGTCTGTTCTTCTGTCTCATCGACTTGTTCGGcgaaaaggagaagaggctCAGCTGCCCCTTTTGGATGACCGCAAACACTTCGGTCCAATTGTggttcttgggcttcttaTTGTTCCCATCCTTGAAGTGCTTGTGGCTCACAATTCCTTCCTTGATCCATGGAGGACCGGCAAGCTCAAGAGActcatcatccaacaacTCATCAGGATGAACctccccgtcgtcgtcggcatTGTCCTCCCGGATAATCGCCTGGCTCAGAGCGCTGGCAAATCCAATCGACTGCTGGTAGTCGCCACGGGGATACGCCGAGCCGAACGAGTCCATCGACATGGAGGTGTGGGTCCTACCCAGCGACACCTTACTCCAAGTCGCTGAGGAATCGGTAGGGCTCCAGACAGACGTTCCATCGTCAAAGCTAGTCCTACTTGACGAGAAGCCGTTGCCAAAGCCTCGTGGTCTTGATCTGCTCTTGGAGTTCCACCTCGAGTTGGGCTTCATTGTGTCCTGAATGCGGCCCCGGGTGGAAGCAACACCCTCTGATGGCGCTTTGCTAAGCACACTGGGTGACCGCTTGAGCATGCTCATGACGGACAAGCTGTTTGGGGTCTGGACGATGGGGCTCGAGGCATCGGCGCCGAACAACGGCAAACGGTCATCGCGGATCGAAGAATATGTCTCCTTCAAGACAATTTCCACTTGTTGCTCCCATGCCTTCAGCGGCCCGTCAAATGGCGCCTTGACAAGAGGGCCACATCCGTCAGCCGAATCCGCAAACGTCCCAAGCGCCGAACCGGGACGTGGTGGTGGCTTGAACGAAGCCCGGAAGCTGCTATATCTCGGGTTTTGGTCCTCCGACGTGCGACCTTCCGCCTCCCACTGGGGCCCCTTGCCCGGGAGGATGCTCGCACGCTTGTTGAACGCCTCAGGCGCCGACTCTTGAAGGGCCTGTCTGATGGTGGTCATGGTGTTCTTGACGAACTGGGGCTTGCTCATTCTGTGCTCAATATCGGCAATATGAAGATCCGTGTTGAGAAGAATGATTGAGTAGCAAATAGTGTGAATAACATCTGTGATAGGGTCAGCGAGACCCTTGGGAGAAACAGAGACACAAAATTTACCTGGTATTTTGAAACCATGATTTGGGTTGCAGTCGCACCACCTCTTGGTAAAGGCTACCAAGATCCTGTCCACTTGCTGTGTTTCAGCCCTCAGCAGCAGGCGGTTGCACACCAAGCGCAAGCCGCTCACAATGCTCTGGTTCTCAAAGTCGAAGAGATCCATGTAAGCACGTAGCACTCTCTGGCGAACAgggccttcttcacccaTGTAAGCCGCCGCCCGGTCCTTTTGGATGAACTCCTCACTGCCATCATAAATCTTCTGTGCCTTTTGACGGTCATCTTCCGTCGGATCTCCCACCACAAACTCGTTTGGTTCATCAATGGACTTGGCTGAGTGAGGAATGGATTCACCCTTGGGACTCGGCTCGGCGCTTTCGATCTTGAAGCTGGGCACACTTGGCTTTTCAAGTGGCAGGCCGAGCGTGTTGGAACTGTCACGGTGAGTGGGCGGGTTGTCGGTATTGTGTCGGATCGAAAGTCTCAAGTCTTTCCTGGCCATGTTAAGGTTTGGAACGCTCTTGGACTTGGATACCGTTGGTGACGGTGACCGGTTCCTGTCATCTTCCGCCCCAGGCTTGAGGGTCCTGGTTTCAGACTGAGGAGCCTTGCGATGCCGTACCGGGctgtcctcgtcatcactGTCTTCGCGTAGAAAAGACTTGGGCGGCGAGGCCAGAGGCGTAGCAGGGGGCCGGTTTGGTGTGGTGGCAGTGTTGTTGGGATCACTGGGTTCGGGGTCGACTTTGCGTATAACAGCTTTTGGACTCGGGTCATAGTCCGGTGAAAAGCCGCGGTTCCTACCGCGGTTCTCCTCTTCCAGTGGCGCGGGAGTCTTGGCCTGAACAGGAGATTCTGGGGCCTCAATCGAAGGCATTGGCTCGTCCACAGGGGTCTGGGCAGCGGTCGACGTGGGGCTGCCAGCAAGGAACGGGTCCATGGCCCGCCGTAAGCTGGTGATTGGGCTGGGCTCTGCCTTTCCTATCCCTGGGAACACCTGTAGCTGATCCATAGGGAGCTTGACCGCCGGGACATTGTGGGCCACCGGTGCCACTGGTACGATGGGGACCGGTGGTGGCTCAGCATCTGTGATAGACTGTTTCCGTCGCCGAAAGAACGACGACGTCTTTTTCTGTAGCGTATGTGTGGTGGAATGATGTGATTCGCGTGACGGTGGTGCGGATGATTTCGGCTGCAGTCCGAGCGAGGAGGCGGCCGGTGTTACTGGTGGCGTAGAGATGCTCGGTGTCAATGCTGTCTTGGTAGATCCAAACATCCTCCTGAAGAAGCcttgcttttcttttggctgCATGGTGGCCTGTGGCGGGACAAGACCCGCCTCTTTTGATTTTTCGTAACCAATGTGTGGAGCAGGAGCTGAGTCGATGTCCAAAGCAGGGACAGGCGGTGCATCGCGCACCGTGGTGTACATTGGGTCTGGCTttctggtgatggtggcgctCTTGGACGAGCGGATGCTTCGTCGACGTTCGACACTCGACCCTCTGGATTGGGCCTTCGGCTCGGTACTCTTGGGTTCGGGCGGCGGCATGACGGGCAACGACGGCACTGTGGTTAGTCTACGCGGGCCGGCTGGGACCGTTGGCATCGGCGCGGCGTCGTACTCATcgttgttcttgttgaaaAAAGTGTTGGAAAACTCAATGTGCCAGGGGCCTGGTGCTGGccgtggtgctgctgcttctgccgCCCCATCAAAGCTCGATGatctcccaaaccccctggCCCATCGCTGGCTGCCCAGAACCTGTGCGTAACCCTGATCGATGCTGTTTGCGCTGCTGCTCTTGCTCCCCTTGCCGCCTCTGGAATGGATTGCCCCCGGTGTCCCCGTCTCGCGCATGCTGTTGATCCGGCCGAGGTTGGACTGGAAGCCcgagctgctgttgctgcggcGGCCGCGCGATGACATCCTGCTGGCGTCGTCTGCCCCTTCGAGGTCAGAGCTGTACGAGTAGCCGTGGCCGGTGCGGCCGGTCCTCGAGTTGAAGGTCATTGTTCGGCTGTTGTCGTCTCCAAACGAGGAAAAGAGGGGATCGTCATACCCTGGCCTCGACCCGCCAAATGACGTGGtaccaccaacacctcctccaatcTGGCCCATGGACATTTGGTCGAGCGACAGGAGCATGTTGGCCACGAGCGAGTCCCGTGTTACCTGGCGGGCCGGCAGCGAGAGGTCGTGGGAGTCGCGGGGGTCGGGCTGCTTCTTGGAGCgagacgatgatggcagttcgggctggtgatgttgctggtCCTGGTTCGGCAGTGTCATTTCGTAGGGGATGTCGACGGGCGTGAGACTCTCAAGAAAGGTCTCAATGTCGGCCGTGTCTCTACCCGTGCCTTTGAGCAACCTAAGCGCCCGGCCCCCAGCAGATGAGGCGCTCTCGTCTTGAGAAGGTGTGGGTGTTTCGCGGGCAGGCGGTGTCTGTGGGGGGTCTCGCTGTCTTTTGATTCTCGGGGGGGACGGCGACGTGTCGATAGTCAGTTCGGGCTTGCGTCTGCCGCCTTCTCGGCGAGCCGTGTCGGTTGGATCGTAATCTTGGTACATGTTGTACGGAGTACCTGTCGAGGAGAAACAGGCGGGTGACACAAAGACGCCCCTTTCACGCCATCCACGGCCAAGCCAATCAACAAGCACTCGACAAGCAGCGCGCACAAATTAGAGATGTTCAGAAGCGCGTAAAGAGTGTGCGTCTGTGTGTCCCGTTTAGGGGAACTGTGCCGTGTGTGCCTCTCGGGCTGCTCTTGAGATTGTAATTGTTTTGCTTTGCCAGGATTAAATTAGGTAGCGGCCATTCGGCAGACGGACGGCCGTGTAAATCAGTGGAGAGATTGCGACCTCGTCTCTTGTTTCTTTCATTCTTCGGCTGCTTCCGTTGCACCGTCATCCTTTGAACAGCGACAAGGACAGCGACAGCGGCATCCCGAGAATGTCCTCGACTGATGAATTGTTTCAGAAAGAGCTCGTCCAACCACAATCCAAAGCGCGTCTTTCTCCTGCGTCGCGCTGCATCCAGTCCATGCAACCTGACAACGTTGGAGCCCCAAGCTTCCTACTTCTCCTTCTGCGCTAGCCCCGCGGCCATAGCGTTGTCAAGtgccccttttttttttttcctgcagtgtctccctcaactccaaTCCCGTTTCACCGATTGACAACTCCGTCATGCAAGTATCTTTTTCAAGAATAAACAACATGCACATGAACGACATGCACGCTGcagggaaaaaaaacaaacaaataaAATAGATATATTCCTATGGCCAGCCCGCCATGCGCGTCTGGGGCACGAGTGCGACTTCCAGGGTACCCCACACCGCCTAGTAACATCTCCACATGATATCGTGGCAGGCTTGACACGATCCGAAGGCCCACCGGCCTGCCGCGGCCTGCCGGGGGAGAGAAATAAACCGCGCA is from Podospora pseudopauciseta strain CBS 411.78 chromosome 5 map unlocalized CBS411.78m_5.2, whole genome shotgun sequence and encodes:
- a CDS encoding uncharacterized protein (EggNog:ENOG503NUTS; COG:U) codes for the protein MYQDYDPTDTARREGGRRKPELTIDTSPSPPRIKRQRDPPQTPPARETPTPSQDESASSAGGRALRLLKGTGRDTADIETFLESLTPVDIPYEMTLPNQDQQHHQPELPSSSRSKKQPDPRDSHDLSLPARQVTRDSLVANMLLSLDQMSMGQIGGGVGGTTSFGGSRPGYDDPLFSSFGDDNSRTMTFNSRTGRTGHGYSYSSDLEGADDASRMSSRGRRSNSSSGFQSNLGRINSMRETGTPGAIHSRGGKGSKSSSANSIDQGYAQVLGSQRWARGFGRSSSFDGAAEAAAPRPAPGPWHIEFSNTFFNKNNDEYDAAPMPTVPAGPRRLTTVPSLPVMPPPEPKSTEPKAQSRGSSVERRRSIRSSKSATITRKPDPMYTTVRDAPPVPALDIDSAPAPHIGYEKSKEAGLVPPQATMQPKEKQGFFRRMFGSTKTALTPSISTPPVTPAASSLGLQPKSSAPPSRESHHSTTHTLQKKTSSFFRRRKQSITDAEPPPVPIVPVAPVAHNVPAVKLPMDQLQVFPGIGKAEPSPITSLRRAMDPFLAGSPTSTAAQTPVDEPMPSIEAPESPVQAKTPAPLEEENRGRNRGFSPDYDPSPKAVIRKVDPEPSDPNNTATTPNRPPATPLASPPKSFLREDSDDEDSPVRHRKAPQSETRTLKPGAEDDRNRSPSPTVSKSKSVPNLNMARKDLRLSIRHNTDNPPTHRDSSNTLGLPLEKPSVPSFKIESAEPSPKGESIPHSAKSIDEPNEFVVGDPTEDDRQKAQKIYDGSEEFIQKDRAAAYMGEEGPVRQRVLRAYMDLFDFENQSIVSGLRLVCNRLLLRAETQQVDRILVAFTKRWCDCNPNHGFKIPDVIHTICYSIILLNTDLHIADIEHRMSKPQFVKNTMTTIRQALQESAPEAFNKRASILPGKGPQWEAEGRTSEDQNPRYSSFRASFKPPPRPGSALGTFADSADGCGPLVKAPFDGPLKAWEQQVEIVLKETYSSIRDDRLPLFGADASSPIVQTPNSLSVMSMLKRSPSVLSKAPSEGVASTRGRIQDTMKPNSRWNSKSRSRPRGFGNGFSSSRTSFDDGTSVWSPTDSSATWSKVSLGRTHTSMSMDSFGSAYPRGDYQQSIGFASALSQAIIREDNADDDGEVHPDELLDDESLELAGPPWIKEGIVSHKHFKDGNNKKPKNHNWTEVFAVIQKGQLSLFSFSPNKSMRQKNRRGPGGTLPKGAVVGGGNWQDHATNLGTFSLRHTLATAFPPGGYSHSRRHVWILNLPTGAVHFFHVGTPEISAEFVSTANYWSARLSTVPLIGGISNIEYGWSDAVINNALVAAINESTTNLPNRPPTSGSSARGHSRSGSAAAANTGTGIVPTLTRSSMQSGRSIRSSSFDFGGSLNRPGSGSSGVLGNHAGLVGSLPMRHSAKLPGDRIHIADWTPPQQSTRPSNLSEKDQLGYLQGYIKSIEAELQSHNALRSPMLLAFTPRSTNAVRAMANWERKSEYLLHEIVKFRTYAENLEMATVRRGEIYKERDIAKRAARGEEVDLDGDGEEEKKKEEGVEVAV